Proteins found in one Nostoc sp. NIES-3756 genomic segment:
- a CDS encoding Mo-dependent nitrogenase C-terminal domain-containing protein, producing the protein MTVLQTEKQHIVLSAVINPIGNQQKNMWHKVDLLQPLRQWIDALEIHNRKVAHFIAKLIPAQCPFERDIVLFGRIIAHIPPMCKLNPLYEQFIGLRFRALCYLVDQCGEDIQSYC; encoded by the coding sequence ATGACTGTGCTACAGACTGAAAAGCAACATATTGTCTTATCTGCTGTTATTAACCCTATTGGTAATCAGCAAAAAAATATGTGGCATAAAGTTGATTTATTGCAACCTTTACGCCAGTGGATTGATGCACTAGAAATTCATAATCGTAAAGTAGCTCACTTTATTGCTAAATTAATTCCTGCCCAATGTCCTTTTGAGCGTGACATTGTATTGTTTGGTCGGATAATTGCTCATATTCCTCCTATGTGTAAACTCAATCCACTATATGAGCAATTTATTGGTTTACGTTTTCGCGCTTTATGTTATTTAGTAGACCAATGTGGAGAAGATATCCAATCTTACTGCTAA
- a CDS encoding CPBP family glutamic-type intramembrane protease — MGNEKPYKKQRLYQKTRQIRVLVVLLLSAIAILLFYPTSLSAVVKESNYAIHKRQDFNQSQFYPIKQTVNPNLYQPLGKWVGRLLLPNQQQIQPGSDWVWLEVQHAPPEAQNLVGKIIRLEWQNKPQLQSYVQAVQQNISFTNGTRESQAKGIIHPYRLDGRVQVGPLQSLAGARPNDDVIVTLDDAQLLGGSSQPRLQIAQEPVMVTGRFYGLVKILNSEPTSSQYPAPATCPGTLPCPSDYFRVRHYNSASGNFDGVEETIRIPQQVADTRNIPPSTPRQIEKSPAGSAGWYIYGAKNTQGIFTVQAIVPRSLLQLQPQYVILGEQAGLVYIRDHNWQIKPQDKGTIRTVLLDPSTSQPQVATSHWQVGERAILLHNFGGIGGRKSEGSAAFTITGHFAFGIAQVVRDPITKELQFAIEYQQIYANNADGIISGRYSWADFMGNLQWGWAATRPISDVLIKFPPVTQDYDFDGFKLSPLTEFQRQLQIMMARYRTGDGTGSATVSPATSCVQDASQALYTAIQIITGQVASNPAIQQWLSNHPNDPQTLRFAQLVSLGSSLKRQLTPLGIVRADWQSNADYLMGIDYANKPFRDGVPPSVADRSFWAALTSWRTMVPRQAHDELASLFLRHGAKLWFLRTNQVGGENPDIAPIAPTLGLGEITIPFTNIAPIPIFLNRILASLVIPEMRDWLIVGITVLIYCAIAIPLGLRSGFLFWSFTPSKPFYQLAIILRTIIFPALTEELAFRVLPLPHPLEVINWYGWTLWAGLILLLFILYHPLNAKTFYHAGFPTFFHPMFLTLTGLLGLSCTIVYGLTGSLWAIVFIHWIVVSVWLLALGGGQKVISH; from the coding sequence ATGGGAAATGAAAAACCGTATAAAAAACAACGGTTGTATCAAAAAACAAGACAAATTCGGGTTTTAGTTGTCTTACTACTAAGTGCGATCGCCATTTTGCTGTTTTATCCAACATCACTATCGGCAGTTGTTAAAGAAAGCAATTACGCCATTCACAAACGGCAAGATTTTAATCAATCACAGTTTTACCCTATCAAGCAAACCGTCAACCCCAATCTTTATCAACCTTTGGGAAAGTGGGTAGGTAGATTATTACTCCCAAATCAACAGCAGATACAACCGGGATCAGATTGGGTATGGCTGGAAGTCCAACACGCACCGCCAGAAGCCCAAAACTTAGTAGGAAAAATTATCCGTTTGGAATGGCAAAACAAACCCCAGTTACAGTCCTATGTGCAAGCGGTACAGCAAAATATTAGTTTTACTAATGGTACAAGGGAGAGTCAAGCTAAAGGTATTATTCACCCCTATCGGTTGGATGGTCGCGTGCAAGTAGGGCCTTTGCAATCCTTGGCTGGCGCAAGACCTAATGATGATGTGATTGTTACCCTAGATGATGCCCAGTTACTAGGAGGGAGTAGCCAGCCACGGCTACAAATTGCCCAAGAACCCGTAATGGTTACAGGCAGGTTTTACGGTTTGGTCAAAATTCTCAATTCCGAACCTACCAGTAGTCAGTATCCTGCACCCGCAACTTGTCCAGGCACTCTCCCCTGTCCCAGCGATTATTTTCGTGTACGCCATTATAATTCCGCCTCTGGCAACTTTGACGGTGTAGAGGAAACTATCAGGATTCCCCAACAGGTAGCAGATACCCGCAATATTCCCCCCTCCACCCCCAGACAGATAGAAAAATCTCCAGCCGGAAGTGCGGGTTGGTATATTTATGGTGCTAAAAATACTCAAGGAATATTTACTGTCCAGGCTATAGTACCGCGATCGCTCTTACAACTCCAGCCGCAATATGTGATTTTGGGAGAACAAGCAGGTCTAGTTTATATTAGAGACCACAATTGGCAAATTAAACCTCAAGACAAAGGCACAATTAGGACTGTTTTACTTGATCCCAGCACCAGCCAACCTCAAGTAGCCACATCTCATTGGCAAGTAGGGGAACGTGCCATACTCTTACACAACTTTGGTGGTATTGGTGGGAGAAAGAGTGAAGGTAGTGCTGCTTTTACAATCACCGGACACTTCGCCTTTGGCATAGCGCAAGTAGTGCGTGATCCCATCACCAAAGAACTACAATTTGCTATTGAGTATCAACAAATTTATGCCAATAACGCCGATGGGATCATTTCTGGCAGATATTCCTGGGCAGATTTCATGGGCAACTTACAATGGGGATGGGCAGCAACAAGACCGATTTCTGATGTATTGATTAAGTTTCCCCCAGTCACTCAAGACTATGATTTTGACGGGTTCAAGCTTTCTCCATTAACAGAATTTCAGCGACAGTTGCAAATCATGATGGCACGCTACCGCACAGGTGATGGTACTGGTAGCGCCACGGTTTCCCCTGCAACCTCTTGCGTCCAAGATGCCAGCCAAGCACTTTACACCGCCATTCAAATCATCACTGGGCAAGTCGCCTCCAACCCAGCAATTCAACAGTGGTTGAGTAATCATCCTAATGATCCCCAAACTTTACGCTTTGCACAGTTAGTAAGTCTGGGTTCTTCCTTAAAACGACAGTTAACACCCTTGGGGATCGTGCGTGCAGACTGGCAAAGTAACGCAGATTATCTCATGGGGATCGATTATGCGAACAAACCTTTTCGCGATGGCGTTCCGCCCAGCGTAGCTGATCGCAGTTTTTGGGCAGCTTTGACTAGTTGGCGGACAATGGTTCCCAGGCAAGCACATGATGAATTAGCCTCTTTATTCTTGAGACATGGTGCTAAACTCTGGTTTTTACGCACCAATCAAGTCGGTGGAGAAAACCCAGATATTGCCCCCATTGCCCCAACACTGGGATTAGGCGAGATCACGATCCCCTTTACCAACATTGCACCTATACCCATTTTCTTGAACCGCATACTAGCATCCTTGGTAATTCCAGAAATGCGCGATTGGCTCATCGTGGGCATTACAGTTTTAATATATTGTGCGATCGCCATACCTTTAGGTTTGCGTTCTGGCTTTTTGTTTTGGAGTTTTACCCCAAGCAAACCCTTCTACCAACTAGCAATAATCTTACGCACGATCATCTTTCCTGCCCTAACTGAAGAATTAGCTTTCCGTGTATTACCCCTTCCCCATCCCTTGGAAGTAATTAACTGGTATGGATGGACATTATGGGCAGGATTAATATTACTCTTATTTATCCTCTATCATCCCCTAAACGCCAAAACCTTTTACCATGCTGGATTTCCCACCTTTTTTCATCCCATGTTTCTCACCTTAACCGGACTTTTAGGTTTGTCCTGTACAATAGTTTATGGTTTAACTGGTTCCCTCTGGGCGATCGTCTTCATCCATTGGATTGTAGTATCAGTCTGGCTACTAGCTTTGGGAGGTGGACAAAAGGTTATTAGTCATTAG
- a CDS encoding MFS transporter: MRFSLDTLLYNSTTNLENFGKIMVNSVNTRPEILWRQVWGLATLLAAIVFSWMAYGFYQPIILEELKFAELVGWLGIWQGLLVAIIEPIIGGLSDRIQQRSGSRLPMISVGVVSAGLIFVAVSLLIQQNIPIGIRWIVPLLMTVWVIAMMIFRTPAIALLTQFAPKSELPQANAVLVFVLGGIGAIGPILNGLLNSMGASVTFLVGAIALIFAAYILQLFTPKHSLHICSINQQQIAKTPLEMFVLIFIIGLATGVEINLLLSIFPQQLQTQLPNLTVEFIASAILLVSAIASVPLGDLTAQLGANKSMLLGLGTMTAAMGLAVLNDSDKLAIAFILTFGISFSLVFISMIPLVLSKVHPSRAGLGTGLYFGGSAAGTAIVSLFIKHLGSTSMGAAAFLLAELVFIVATVCIVMSQKFCD, encoded by the coding sequence ATGCGATTTTCCTTAGATACTTTGTTATACAATTCCACCACCAATCTAGAAAATTTCGGCAAAATCATGGTTAACTCGGTCAATACCCGTCCCGAAATTTTATGGCGACAAGTTTGGGGATTAGCCACCTTACTTGCAGCCATAGTTTTTAGTTGGATGGCTTACGGATTTTATCAGCCGATAATTTTAGAAGAATTGAAATTTGCCGAACTGGTTGGTTGGTTGGGGATATGGCAAGGTTTATTAGTAGCCATCATAGAACCGATCATTGGCGGACTGAGCGATCGTATCCAGCAGCGTTCGGGTAGCCGCTTACCTATGATTAGTGTTGGGGTGGTATCGGCGGGTTTGATTTTTGTGGCTGTGTCACTGTTAATTCAACAAAATATACCTATAGGCATACGTTGGATTGTACCCCTGTTAATGACAGTGTGGGTAATTGCCATGATGATTTTTCGTACTCCAGCGATCGCACTTTTAACACAATTTGCTCCCAAAAGTGAACTACCCCAAGCTAACGCAGTGTTAGTGTTCGTCTTAGGAGGAATAGGTGCTATTGGGCCGATTCTGAACGGTTTACTCAATAGTATGGGCGCATCAGTTACCTTTTTGGTAGGAGCGATCGCTTTAATTTTTGCAGCATATATCTTACAATTGTTCACCCCTAAACACTCACTGCATATCTGTAGCATCAATCAACAGCAGATAGCTAAAACCCCTTTAGAGATGTTTGTGCTGATTTTCATTATTGGTTTAGCAACAGGAGTAGAAATTAATCTGCTGCTATCAATTTTTCCTCAACAATTGCAGACACAACTACCCAACCTAACAGTAGAGTTTATTGCCTCAGCGATACTATTAGTATCTGCGATCGCTTCGGTTCCCTTAGGTGATTTGACAGCACAACTAGGTGCAAATAAATCAATGCTACTTGGTTTGGGTACTATGACAGCTGCGATGGGATTAGCCGTGTTAAATGACAGCGATAAATTAGCGATCGCTTTTATACTAACTTTTGGTATCAGCTTCAGTTTAGTTTTTATTAGTATGATCCCCTTAGTATTAAGTAAAGTTCATCCCAGTCGTGCAGGCTTAGGTACAGGTTTATATTTTGGCGGTAGTGCAGCTGGTACGGCTATAGTGTCTCTGTTCATTAAACACCTGGGAAGCACATCTATGGGTGCGGCTGCATTTTTGTTAGCTGAACTGGTTTTTATAGTAGCGACTGTATGTATTGTTATGAGTCAGAAATTTTGTGATTGA
- a CDS encoding SDR family NAD(P)-dependent oxidoreductase, with the protein MAFIDEISHANVLIVGASQGIGLGFVKKLLQDERIAKIYATCRKSDLASELIALRDKYSPRLTCLSLDITDELQIAEVLQKISDETSKLHLVINCVGLLHEGNLQPEKSLRQLNSENLLHYFQVNSIGAVLLAKHLVPLFRHNDQSVFATISAKLGSIGDNQLGGWYGYRASKAALNMFVRTVAVEYGRSCPQTTVVTLHPGTTDTRLSRPFQKNVAAEKLFSVERTVNQLLAVIEQLQEGDSGQFFSWDGSRLPW; encoded by the coding sequence ATGGCTTTTATTGATGAAATTTCTCATGCCAATGTCTTGATTGTAGGAGCTAGCCAAGGTATCGGCTTGGGTTTTGTCAAAAAGTTGCTACAAGATGAGAGAATCGCTAAAATTTATGCCACCTGTCGCAAATCAGATTTAGCATCTGAATTGATAGCATTACGGGATAAATATTCACCACGATTAACTTGTCTATCACTCGATATTACAGATGAGTTGCAGATAGCTGAAGTTCTGCAAAAGATAAGTGATGAAACGAGTAAATTACATTTAGTAATTAACTGTGTAGGACTGTTACACGAGGGGAATTTACAACCGGAAAAAAGCTTGCGACAACTCAACTCAGAAAATTTATTACATTACTTTCAAGTCAACAGTATAGGCGCGGTTCTACTCGCTAAACACCTTGTGCCTTTGTTCCGACATAATGATCAGAGTGTTTTTGCGACTATTTCTGCTAAATTGGGCAGCATAGGCGACAATCAACTCGGTGGCTGGTATGGCTATCGCGCTTCTAAAGCTGCGCTAAATATGTTTGTGCGGACTGTGGCCGTTGAGTATGGTAGAAGTTGTCCTCAAACTACGGTAGTAACTTTACATCCAGGAACAACGGATACACGCCTCTCGCGTCCCTTTCAGAAAAATGTGGCGGCGGAGAAATTGTTTTCAGTTGAACGCACTGTTAACCAATTATTAGCAGTGATTGAACAACTTCAGGAAGGTGATAGTGGGCAGTTTTTTTCGTGGGATGGAAGTAGATTACCTTGGTAA
- a CDS encoding helix-turn-helix domain-containing protein, protein MGMIRLKIREYASQRGWTLKEVSDRSGVVYSTLRTYARSPGLATVDFTAIQKLAKTFDVMIEELVEVVQE, encoded by the coding sequence ATGGGAATGATTCGCCTCAAGATTCGAGAGTATGCGTCCCAGAGAGGTTGGACTTTGAAGGAAGTGTCTGACCGTTCTGGAGTAGTTTATAGCACTCTAAGAACCTATGCGCGATCGCCTGGATTAGCAACTGTAGATTTTACTGCCATTCAAAAGTTAGCTAAGACTTTTGATGTGATGATTGAGGAGTTGGTTGAGGTGGTGCAAGAGTAG
- a CDS encoding YnfA family protein has protein sequence MTNIFSILVFVLAGLCEIGGGYLIWLWLREGKSVWLTLAGVILLSAYGFVATLQPANFGRAYAAYGGIFIILSIIWGWLIDKIPPDRWDWIGTAIILAGVLVMMYARRS, from the coding sequence ATGACAAATATTTTTTCGATATTGGTCTTTGTGCTGGCGGGTTTGTGTGAAATTGGTGGTGGCTATTTAATTTGGTTGTGGCTGCGCGAAGGAAAAAGCGTTTGGCTCACATTAGCAGGGGTAATTCTTCTCTCTGCATATGGATTTGTCGCTACGCTTCAACCCGCCAACTTTGGACGAGCCTATGCAGCTTATGGTGGTATTTTCATTATTCTTTCCATTATCTGGGGATGGCTAATTGACAAAATTCCCCCTGATAGGTGGGATTGGATAGGAACCGCTATTATCCTTGCAGGTGTTTTAGTAATGATGTATGCCCGTAGAAGTTAA
- a CDS encoding S1 RNA-binding domain-containing protein, which produces MNSESKLSQKASSSFTMDDFAKALENHDYQFQKGQVVYGKVFQLDPDGAYVDIGGKSSAYIPREEASLRTVTDLAQVLPLNEEIEFLIIREQNEEGQVTLSRRQLEIQHIWEKLAQLQEDSQTVEVRVTGVNKGGVTVDFQSLRGFIPRSHLIERDNLESLKGTTLTAGFLEVDRNTKKLVLSQRLGTRSSNFSQLEIGQLVEGKITGIKPFGVFVNLDGLSALLHIKQVSQKFIESLEKVFQVGQTVKAVIIDLDEGKNRVAISTRALENFPGEVLENFDEVMASAEARAHRAANKVNE; this is translated from the coding sequence ATGAACTCCGAATCGAAACTATCTCAAAAAGCCAGTTCGTCTTTCACAATGGACGACTTCGCTAAAGCACTAGAAAATCACGATTATCAGTTTCAAAAGGGACAAGTTGTTTACGGCAAAGTTTTTCAACTTGACCCTGATGGAGCTTATGTTGATATTGGTGGCAAGTCGTCAGCTTATATTCCCCGCGAAGAGGCTTCTTTGAGAACAGTTACCGATTTAGCGCAAGTACTGCCGTTAAATGAGGAGATTGAGTTTTTAATTATTCGTGAACAGAATGAAGAAGGTCAAGTAACTCTCTCTCGACGACAGTTAGAAATTCAGCACATTTGGGAAAAGTTGGCGCAATTGCAAGAAGATTCCCAAACGGTGGAAGTGCGTGTGACTGGTGTGAATAAGGGTGGTGTCACAGTCGATTTCCAATCTTTGCGGGGATTTATTCCGCGATCGCACTTGATAGAACGTGATAATTTAGAATCGCTTAAAGGTACAACTTTAACGGCTGGTTTTTTAGAAGTAGACCGTAATACCAAAAAACTTGTTCTTTCCCAACGTTTAGGAACCCGTTCTAGTAACTTCAGTCAGTTAGAAATTGGTCAGTTAGTAGAAGGCAAGATAACTGGTATTAAACCTTTTGGAGTGTTTGTCAATTTAGATGGTTTGAGTGCTTTACTACATATCAAGCAAGTAAGTCAAAAATTCATTGAGTCGCTAGAAAAAGTCTTTCAAGTTGGTCAAACAGTCAAAGCTGTCATTATTGACTTAGATGAAGGCAAAAATCGAGTCGCTATCTCTACCAGAGCTTTAGAAAACTTCCCTGGCGAAGTGCTGGAAAACTTTGATGAAGTCATGGCTTCGGCAGAAGCACGCGCTCATCGAGCTGCTAATAAAGTCAATGAGTAA
- a CDS encoding dienelactone hydrolase family protein: MTEQVLVTETVQLSQDHLQVAAYLAQPQAPGSYPGIVVIQEIFGVNVHIREVTERIAKLGYVAIAPALFQRQAPGFETGYTPQDIEVGRGYAMQTKASELLGDIQSAIDYLKTLPNVKKDGFGCIGFCFGGHVTYLAATLPDIKAAASFYGAGITTRTFGGGNPTVTRTPEIKGTIYTFFGTEDASIPQEQVDQIENELEKYNISHRVFRYDGADHGFFCDHRASYNPQAAADAWEQVKQLFGTALAA; this comes from the coding sequence ATGACTGAGCAAGTATTAGTTACGGAGACAGTACAACTTTCGCAAGATCATCTACAAGTAGCTGCTTACTTAGCACAACCACAAGCACCCGGTTCTTATCCAGGAATTGTGGTCATACAAGAGATTTTTGGCGTTAATGTGCATATTCGGGAAGTAACCGAACGAATTGCCAAATTAGGGTATGTGGCGATCGCCCCAGCACTATTCCAACGCCAAGCACCAGGCTTTGAAACTGGCTACACACCCCAAGATATTGAAGTCGGCAGAGGTTATGCGATGCAAACTAAAGCATCAGAGTTACTAGGCGATATTCAATCAGCCATTGATTATCTCAAAACACTGCCCAATGTGAAAAAAGACGGCTTTGGCTGTATTGGCTTTTGCTTTGGTGGTCATGTTACCTACCTTGCCGCTACCTTACCAGATATCAAAGCTGCGGCATCTTTTTACGGTGCAGGGATAACTACTCGCACCTTTGGCGGTGGAAATCCTACCGTTACCCGCACACCAGAAATTAAAGGGACAATTTACACCTTCTTTGGTACAGAAGATGCCAGCATTCCTCAAGAACAGGTAGACCAAATCGAAAATGAGTTAGAAAAGTACAACATTTCTCATCGTGTGTTCCGCTACGATGGAGCTGATCACGGATTTTTCTGTGACCATCGAGCCAGCTATAATCCACAAGCAGCAGCTGATGCTTGGGAACAAGTAAAGCAGCTATTTGGAACTGCACTGGCAGCCTAA
- a CDS encoding GntR family transcriptional regulator, translated as MIQFRIQPDSEIPASTQLFNQIRFAIASRQYPPGYKLPSTRALAMQTGLHRNTISKVYRQLEEDGFVESLAGSGIYVRAQGHEGGSRLQSPILTQHPEASKVLQQALDELLNQGYSLSQAREIFLAEIDWRLRCSARVLVAAPTQDMGVGELMAYELEEELKIPVQIVAIDELASVLDKTTSATVVTSRYFINDVEAIAAPKAIRVIPLDIYDYNKEITLLKQLAKDNCVGIVSLSSGIGRQAEVILHGLRGDELLVMTAQPKDNYKMQAIVKRAEVIICDQACYAIVQAAVQAASEDIIRPPKLIKVENYIGTNSINLLKRELGLG; from the coding sequence ATGATTCAATTCCGTATTCAGCCAGATAGTGAAATTCCTGCATCAACCCAACTATTTAACCAAATTCGGTTTGCGATCGCTTCTCGGCAATATCCACCCGGATACAAATTGCCCAGCACAAGGGCGTTGGCGATGCAAACAGGGTTACACCGTAACACTATTAGTAAGGTGTACCGTCAGCTAGAAGAAGACGGTTTTGTCGAAAGTTTGGCAGGTTCAGGTATTTATGTCCGCGCTCAGGGTCATGAGGGCGGTAGCAGGCTACAATCGCCAATTTTGACGCAACACCCCGAAGCATCAAAAGTTTTGCAGCAAGCCCTTGATGAACTCCTCAACCAAGGCTATTCCCTCAGTCAAGCACGGGAAATATTCTTGGCAGAAATTGACTGGCGCTTGCGTTGTAGCGCGCGGGTATTAGTAGCAGCACCAACTCAAGATATGGGTGTCGGGGAATTAATGGCCTATGAATTAGAAGAAGAACTCAAAATACCAGTACAGATAGTAGCGATTGATGAATTAGCCTCTGTACTAGATAAGACTACCTCGGCAACAGTTGTCACCAGCCGCTATTTTATCAACGATGTAGAAGCGATCGCTGCTCCTAAAGCCATCCGCGTCATCCCTCTGGATATCTATGACTACAACAAAGAAATCACCCTCCTTAAACAATTAGCCAAAGATAACTGTGTAGGAATAGTTAGCTTGAGTTCAGGAATTGGTCGCCAAGCAGAAGTCATCCTCCACGGATTACGCGGTGACGAATTGTTAGTCATGACCGCCCAACCAAAAGATAATTACAAAATGCAGGCGATCGTCAAACGAGCTGAAGTAATTATCTGTGACCAAGCCTGTTACGCTATAGTCCAAGCAGCCGTACAAGCAGCCTCAGAAGACATTATCCGCCCACCAAAACTAATTAAGGTCGAGAATTACATAGGCACAAATTCTATTAACCTACTCAAACGAGAGTTGGGACTAGGTTAA
- a CDS encoding FAD-dependent hydroxylase, with translation MALTQLNQTISPQPTPPDQRGYDYDLVIVGGGIVGLTLASALKDSGLNILLIEAKVSSAAVAKGQAYAVHMLSARIYQGIGIWDKIRPQIAKYSQVRLSDADYPGVVEFETSDLGTPELGYVAEHQALLEPLQEFVQNCPNVTYLCPAEVVSTKYHQDVVTIEIKIAEQLRTVRSKLVVAADGSRSPIRQAAGIKTHGWKYWQSCIVAFVKPEKPHNNTAYERFWPSGPFAILPLPGNRCRIVWTAPHEEAKALCALNDEQFLQELTQRFGSQMGNLELLGDRFVFQVQLMQSDRYVLPRLALVGDAAHNCHPVGGQGLNLGIRDVAALAQVIQKAHQTGEDIGNIRVLKRYERWRQAENLTILGFTDMLDRMFSNQFPPIMFVRRLGLWFLRSVPALKVFMLKLMIGLKGRTPELAKR, from the coding sequence ATGGCGCTAACGCAGCTTAATCAAACTATTTCTCCTCAACCGACACCGCCAGACCAGCGAGGTTACGACTATGATTTAGTCATCGTCGGCGGTGGAATTGTTGGGTTAACTCTAGCCTCAGCATTAAAGGATTCTGGCTTGAATATACTGTTGATTGAGGCTAAAGTCTCATCGGCAGCCGTAGCTAAAGGACAAGCCTACGCAGTCCATATGCTGTCAGCGCGAATCTATCAAGGAATCGGCATTTGGGATAAAATTCGTCCTCAAATTGCTAAGTACAGCCAAGTTCGCCTTTCTGACGCTGATTATCCTGGTGTGGTGGAGTTTGAAACCAGCGATTTGGGAACACCGGAATTAGGTTATGTAGCCGAACACCAAGCTTTACTGGAACCCCTACAGGAGTTTGTCCAGAATTGCCCAAATGTTACCTATCTCTGTCCGGCTGAGGTGGTGAGTACTAAGTATCACCAAGACGTAGTAACTATAGAAATTAAAATTGCCGAACAATTACGCACAGTCCGCAGTAAATTAGTCGTAGCTGCTGATGGTTCACGATCGCCTATTCGTCAAGCGGCTGGGATCAAAACTCACGGCTGGAAGTATTGGCAATCTTGTATAGTCGCCTTCGTCAAGCCAGAAAAACCCCACAATAATACAGCCTACGAAAGATTCTGGCCTAGCGGCCCCTTTGCAATTTTACCTTTACCTGGGAACCGTTGCCGCATTGTTTGGACAGCTCCCCACGAAGAAGCCAAAGCTTTGTGTGCTTTGAATGACGAGCAATTTTTGCAAGAACTTACCCAGCGTTTTGGTAGCCAGATGGGTAATTTGGAACTACTAGGCGATCGCTTCGTTTTTCAAGTGCAACTCATGCAAAGCGATCGCTATGTTCTCCCCCGTCTAGCATTAGTTGGCGATGCAGCACACAACTGTCATCCTGTAGGCGGACAAGGCTTAAATTTGGGTATCCGAGATGTTGCAGCTTTGGCACAGGTAATCCAAAAAGCACATCAAACTGGTGAAGATATCGGCAATATTCGCGTATTAAAACGTTACGAACGTTGGCGACAAGCAGAGAATCTAACAATATTAGGCTTCACTGATATGTTAGACAGAATGTTTTCTAACCAATTCCCGCCAATAATGTTTGTACGTCGCTTGGGTTTATGGTTTTTGCGTAGCGTTCCCGCACTCAAAGTATTTATGCTCAAGTTGATGATTGGTTTGAAGGGAAGAACCCCAGAATTAGCGAAACGTTGA
- a CDS encoding Nif11-like leader peptide family natural product precursor: protein MAQQNAAQLLKAVKENQALKQRLKATENPEAFIKIAKESGYDFTQEELETEINKLSEEDLAAIINPGWGPRKHIHPR from the coding sequence ATGGCTCAACAAAATGCTGCTCAACTTTTGAAGGCTGTGAAGGAAAATCAAGCATTAAAACAAAGACTGAAAGCAACTGAGAATCCAGAAGCCTTTATTAAGATTGCTAAAGAGAGTGGCTATGATTTCACACAAGAAGAACTAGAGACAGAAATTAACAAATTATCTGAAGAAGATTTGGCTGCTATTATCAATCCAGGTTGGGGTCCTAGAAAACACATTCACCCTAGATAA
- a CDS encoding DUF2839 domain-containing protein codes for MGEAKRRKTTMGEKYGQDTRILPWVPITKSQAELFVSWTTRGAWVGIGAMVVIWVTIRFIGPAFGLWQVAD; via the coding sequence ATGGGTGAAGCGAAACGTCGGAAAACTACAATGGGGGAAAAATACGGGCAAGACACTCGTATATTACCTTGGGTTCCCATTACTAAATCTCAAGCTGAACTATTTGTTAGCTGGACTACTCGCGGTGCTTGGGTAGGTATTGGGGCTATGGTTGTAATTTGGGTGACTATCCGTTTTATTGGGCCAGCTTTTGGTTTATGGCAAGTGGCGGACTAA
- a CDS encoding DUF1815 family protein codes for MFLRLAHQHRQFVQDLVMNLQALAIVLERRGYPASCYTCGDQMNSASFMVSLGNNHLIRFLVSDYGITWTEMRDDRELMKLEGAEAINQLQELANLVKQPIPVTSTNKALAKRV; via the coding sequence GTGTTTCTAAGACTAGCGCATCAACATCGGCAGTTCGTTCAAGATTTGGTAATGAACCTCCAAGCCTTGGCAATTGTACTAGAACGGCGGGGCTATCCTGCGTCCTGTTATACCTGCGGCGACCAAATGAACAGTGCTTCATTTATGGTGAGCTTGGGTAACAATCATCTAATTCGCTTCCTAGTATCTGACTATGGCATCACCTGGACAGAGATGCGCGATGATCGCGAATTAATGAAACTAGAAGGAGCAGAAGCAATTAACCAATTACAGGAATTAGCCAATCTTGTGAAGCAACCTATCCCAGTTACTTCAACAAACAAGGCTTTGGCAAAACGGGTTTAA